One stretch of Segatella copri DNA includes these proteins:
- a CDS encoding deoxycytidylate deaminase, protein MANELSKQTKLDLRYLRMARIWAENSYCKRRQVGALVVKDKMIISDGYNGTPSGFENVCEDNNVTKPYVLHAEANAITKLARSSNNSEGSTLYVTASPCIECAKLIIQSGIKRVVYAEKYRLDDGIKLMQRAGIKVEYLNPDEKTSSSED, encoded by the coding sequence ATGGCAAACGAACTTTCCAAACAAACCAAGCTCGACCTTCGCTATTTGCGAATGGCACGTATATGGGCTGAGAACAGCTATTGCAAACGCCGACAGGTAGGTGCACTGGTTGTAAAAGATAAAATGATTATCAGTGATGGCTACAATGGTACACCGAGCGGATTTGAAAATGTCTGTGAGGATAACAACGTGACCAAGCCATACGTTCTCCATGCGGAGGCTAATGCTATTACGAAACTGGCCCGCAGCAGCAATAACAGTGAGGGAAGTACGCTTTACGTCACCGCCTCTCCATGTATAGAATGTGCCAAACTGATTATACAGTCGGGCATCAAGCGTGTTGTATATGCAGAGAAATACCGTCTGGACGATGGTATCAAACTGATGCAACGAGCAGGAATCAAGGTAGAATACCTCAATCCTGATGAAAAGACATCTTCTTCAGAAGATTAG
- a CDS encoding S41 family peptidase, translated as MSKNKTNRFMPFIMAFCVVIGIIIGTFFSNHFSGNRLNVINSGSNRLNNLLHLIDDQYVDAVNIDSLVDKAIPQILAELDPHSVYISAKDAAQATDDLKGSFSGVGVEFVIRQDTIHIQNVIQNGPAEKAGLLAGDKIVAVDGKPFVGKIVTNQEAMHRLKGPKDTKVKIGVIRYGSKKVQTFTVTRGEIPTKSVTAAYMLNDKTGYIRIKNFGENTYPEMLIALAKLSQQGFTNLCIDLRDNSGGYLTAAVNMANEFLPDKKLIVYTQGRKSPRHNYMSDGKGAYQKIPMVVLINEGSASSAEIFAGAMQDNDRATIIGRRSFGKGLVQQQIEFPDHSLIRLTIARYYTPSGRCIQKPYTLGDDKDYEQDLLDRYQHGEFFSQDSIKHTGPAYHTGNGRIVYGGGGITPDIFVPEDTLGMTSYFKEASLSGLILQFAFTYTDDNRPKLNNFKEMMELADYLDSQDMVEKFASYADKRGLKRRNLLIKKSHKLLDRVIDSRIIYNMLDEQAWTQYINLDDPVIKKTLDVFENHAAFPKKPEPAKKRAAKKEKIAMANTPYNYSSLHHNNCMIANA; from the coding sequence ATGAGTAAGAATAAGACCAACCGCTTTATGCCATTCATCATGGCATTCTGTGTTGTGATAGGTATTATCATCGGAACATTCTTTTCCAACCATTTCTCTGGAAATCGCCTCAACGTTATCAATAGTGGAAGCAACCGTCTGAACAACCTGCTCCATCTTATTGATGACCAATATGTAGATGCCGTGAACATCGACTCGCTGGTAGATAAGGCAATTCCACAGATTTTAGCAGAACTGGATCCACATTCCGTATATATCAGTGCTAAAGACGCAGCTCAGGCCACCGACGATCTGAAAGGCTCGTTCTCGGGTGTAGGCGTAGAGTTTGTCATCCGCCAAGATACAATACATATACAGAATGTGATACAGAATGGACCTGCCGAGAAAGCCGGACTTTTGGCAGGAGATAAGATTGTAGCCGTAGACGGCAAACCTTTTGTAGGAAAGATTGTAACCAATCAGGAGGCAATGCATCGCCTGAAGGGTCCAAAGGATACCAAGGTGAAAATCGGAGTTATACGATATGGAAGCAAGAAGGTTCAGACCTTTACCGTAACCCGAGGTGAAATACCGACAAAGAGTGTTACAGCTGCCTACATGCTTAACGACAAAACCGGCTATATCCGTATCAAGAACTTTGGCGAGAACACCTATCCGGAAATGCTGATTGCTCTGGCCAAACTCTCACAGCAGGGATTCACCAACCTCTGTATTGACCTTCGTGATAACTCAGGAGGTTACCTGACGGCTGCAGTAAACATGGCAAACGAATTCTTGCCAGACAAGAAGCTCATCGTTTACACACAGGGACGCAAATCGCCTAGACATAACTATATGAGTGACGGTAAGGGTGCCTACCAGAAGATTCCGATGGTAGTTCTCATCAATGAAGGTTCTGCATCATCTGCTGAAATCTTTGCGGGTGCCATGCAGGATAATGACCGTGCTACCATCATCGGACGACGCTCGTTTGGTAAGGGACTGGTTCAGCAACAGATAGAATTCCCAGACCACAGCCTCATCCGTCTGACCATTGCGCGCTACTATACTCCTTCAGGAAGATGCATCCAGAAGCCATATACGCTGGGCGATGACAAGGATTATGAGCAGGACTTGCTTGACAGATACCAGCACGGAGAGTTCTTCTCACAGGATAGCATCAAGCATACAGGACCAGCTTATCATACAGGTAACGGCCGTATTGTCTATGGTGGAGGTGGTATCACCCCAGACATCTTTGTTCCTGAAGATACGCTCGGCATGACATCCTATTTCAAGGAGGCTAGTCTGAGTGGTCTCATCTTGCAGTTTGCCTTCACCTATACAGACGATAACCGTCCGAAGTTGAACAACTTCAAGGAGATGATGGAACTTGCCGATTATCTTGACAGTCAGGACATGGTTGAAAAGTTTGCCAGCTATGCTGATAAACGTGGTTTGAAACGTAGAAATCTTTTAATCAAGAAATCACACAAACTGTTAGACCGTGTCATCGACAGCCGTATCATCTACAATATGTTGGACGAGCAGGCATGGACCCAGTACATCAATCTTGATGATCCAGTCATCAAAAAGACGCTGGATGTATTTGAGAACCATGCAGCATTTCCAAAGAAACCGGAGCCAGCCAAAAAACGCGCTGCGAAGAAAGAAAAGATAGCTATGGCGAATACGCCCTACAACTATTCTTCCTTACACCATAATAATTGTATGATAGCAAATGCTTAA
- a CDS encoding M3 family metallopeptidase: MQDNTIQNRTNPFFVPYNTPHDTVPFERIRLEDYEPAFMEGIRRDDEATDKVVNDPAEPTFENTIARVDTEKGEHYYDLLSRVSNVFSCMMSAETCDEMEEIAQKMSPILTKHANDITLNKKLFERIKFVHDHPNRELTPEEKMLLDTSYDGFVRSGALLDEEGKEKLRELTEEASMLTLQFSQNLLKENKAFTLHITDEAQLDGLPETAKAAAAHTAKEQEKEGWIFTLDYPSYSPFMTYSTQRELRKQMYMARNTVCTHDNEQNNLEICKRLVNLRRELAQLLGFETYADYVLRHRMASNTEHVYKLLNDLIEAYKPTAEKEVKEVEALAKKLEGKDFEMKPWDFGFYSHKLQMEKYNLDAEMLRPYFQLDKVIGGVFGLANKLYGITFKENKEIPVYHPDVKAYEVFDKDGSYLAVFYADFFPRKGKQGGAWMTEFQGQWIDHKGNNIRPHVSVVMNFTKPTEEKPALLTLGEVETFLHEFGHSLHGMFANTRFESLSGTNVWWDFVELPSQFMENYAIEKDFLRTFAFHYQTGEPLPDELIERIIKSRNFMTAYGCLRQVSFGLLDMAYYTQKKEFTANIMPYEREAWKKAMILPQLQETCMTVQFSHIMAGGYAAGYYSYKWAEVLDADAFSVFKKNGIFDQKTAQSFRDNVLSKGGTEHPMVLYKRFRGQEPTIDALLERNEIKVQNKG, encoded by the coding sequence ATGCAAGACAATACAATACAAAATAGAACCAACCCATTCTTCGTGCCTTACAATACACCGCACGATACAGTACCATTCGAACGAATCCGTCTCGAAGATTATGAGCCAGCATTCATGGAGGGAATCCGCCGTGATGACGAGGCTACAGACAAGGTTGTAAACGATCCGGCAGAACCAACCTTTGAGAATACCATTGCAAGAGTTGATACAGAAAAGGGCGAACACTATTACGACCTCTTAAGCCGTGTATCTAACGTTTTCTCATGCATGATGAGTGCAGAAACCTGCGATGAGATGGAAGAGATTGCGCAGAAGATGAGTCCGATTCTCACCAAGCACGCAAATGACATCACGCTGAACAAGAAACTCTTCGAGCGCATCAAGTTCGTTCACGATCATCCAAACAGAGAGCTGACTCCAGAAGAGAAGATGCTTCTGGACACCAGCTATGACGGATTCGTACGCAGCGGTGCACTCTTAGATGAAGAAGGCAAAGAGAAACTTCGCGAACTTACAGAAGAAGCCAGTATGCTCACTCTGCAGTTCTCACAGAATCTCTTAAAAGAAAACAAGGCTTTTACACTCCATATCACAGACGAAGCTCAGCTCGACGGACTTCCAGAAACAGCAAAAGCAGCCGCTGCGCATACCGCCAAAGAGCAGGAAAAAGAAGGCTGGATCTTCACACTCGATTATCCAAGTTATTCTCCTTTCATGACCTACTCTACCCAGCGTGAGCTCCGCAAACAGATGTATATGGCACGCAATACGGTATGTACCCATGATAATGAGCAGAACAACCTGGAAATCTGCAAACGACTGGTAAACCTGCGCAGAGAGCTCGCCCAGTTGCTCGGTTTCGAAACCTATGCCGACTATGTTCTTCGCCACCGTATGGCAAGCAATACAGAACATGTATATAAACTTCTCAACGACCTGATAGAGGCTTATAAGCCAACGGCAGAAAAGGAAGTGAAAGAAGTGGAAGCCCTTGCCAAGAAGCTGGAGGGTAAAGATTTCGAAATGAAACCATGGGATTTCGGCTTCTATTCTCATAAACTCCAGATGGAGAAATATAATCTCGATGCAGAAATGCTTCGCCCTTATTTCCAGCTGGACAAAGTGATAGGCGGTGTGTTCGGCCTCGCCAACAAACTGTATGGCATCACCTTTAAGGAGAACAAAGAGATACCGGTATACCATCCAGACGTCAAGGCATACGAGGTATTTGATAAAGACGGCAGCTATCTGGCAGTATTCTATGCCGACTTCTTCCCTCGCAAGGGCAAGCAAGGAGGTGCCTGGATGACAGAGTTCCAGGGACAGTGGATAGACCATAAGGGCAACAACATACGTCCTCACGTAAGTGTGGTAATGAACTTTACCAAGCCAACAGAGGAAAAGCCTGCTCTCTTGACATTAGGAGAAGTAGAAACCTTCCTCCATGAGTTTGGTCACAGTCTTCACGGCATGTTTGCCAATACCCGCTTCGAGAGTCTTTCGGGAACCAACGTTTGGTGGGACTTCGTAGAATTGCCATCACAGTTTATGGAGAATTATGCAATAGAGAAAGATTTTCTCCGTACATTTGCCTTCCACTATCAGACAGGTGAACCATTGCCAGATGAACTCATAGAGCGCATCATAAAGAGTCGCAACTTCATGACAGCCTACGGTTGCTTGCGCCAGGTAAGTTTCGGATTGCTTGACATGGCATACTACACCCAGAAGAAAGAATTTACTGCCAACATCATGCCTTATGAAAGGGAAGCCTGGAAAAAGGCGATGATATTGCCACAGTTGCAGGAAACCTGTATGACCGTACAGTTCTCCCACATCATGGCAGGAGGTTATGCCGCAGGATATTATAGCTACAAATGGGCAGAAGTATTGGATGCTGATGCTTTCAGTGTATTCAAGAAGAATGGAATCTTCGACCAGAAGACTGCTCAAAGTTTCCGTGACAACGTACTCTCTAAGGGTGGAACAGAGCATCCTATGGTTCTCTACAAACGGTTCCGTGGACAAGAGCCAACCATCGATGCACTGCTGGAACGTAACGAAATCAAGGTACAAAATAAAGGATAA